The following DNA comes from Cucumis sativus cultivar 9930 chromosome 7, Cucumber_9930_V3, whole genome shotgun sequence.
TAAgaagattatttattttaataagagaaaaacaaaaaaagaaaaagaaaaagaaaaaaagtatgaaGATATCTTTACCTTGGCAGGCTATTAATACGAGATTCCCTAATGAAAATTGCACTGCGCCCCAGTGAAGGAGACACTTTATCTATTTCTGATTTTAGACCCTGCAGAATTTCGAAGTATGTAAGAACTTATCATGAAGAAGGTTTCTAAAACAAGTACATATTTTAACACAAAACCAATACTTactaagaaaatataaaaaatgaggcAAGTGAGAGAGAATAGGAATTTCACTCGGGAAAACATTACAATATCAGACTTCAAAGTTCGCGCGAACTGCTCGCTCAAGTTATAGAactatttaatgtttttaaacatttggataaaaacattttataaatcttATGGAATTACAGTATGTGGGGGCAGACCCCTGCCCAAAGGAATCACAGAAATTCTGTCCTTGGGCTATATAACAGCAGATAAGCTACAGCTTAAAAAGTAAGTGGAGAATTTACAcaaagaattaagaaaaaagaaaaaataaatttgtaccAATGAACTTTGAAATTATATCTATCGATTAAAACTCAACTTTCAAACTCAACTTTCATAAGTGTATCAATTTTGACCATTCGCTGAGATCGTTTTAAGACCATTGATGCATAATCTTTACACACATATAAAACTCTTTCAATACAAGAGTTgcaaatattaaagaaatgttggaatcatttattattattagtatttttgggataagaaacaaatttcatgGATACagatttcatttatgtatcaaatttacaaaagggCAAGAAGCCTGAGCCATGGAGTTACACAAGCTTCTCCAATTGGTCAAAGGAGATGTAAAATCATATGAATGGAAAAAAGATGTACAATTGCACCAAGTCATAGAAGTAGATGGTATGATTAAAAAAGTACCAAAAGATCTTCCCTTTTCGTCGAAGAGGCATAATATCATTAGGATAAGTGTGACCACATATTAACCATAAGAAAGCATAAATCAAGTGTGACCACATAATCTTCTTGGGTGAGGTAAAAGGATTTCTAATGAGAGTGCATGTGAGAAGGGCTCAAAATATCATTAGGATAAGGCGTACTGGAGCAGACCATCCAAAGGAGGTGGTGATCTCATTCCAAAAACGCGTAGCATAAAAGCAATGGATGAAAAGATGCTTGGAGTCTCGTAATCGGCATGGCAGAGTTGGCAACATTGTGGAGATAGAGCTATATGTGGAAGATGTCCCCGAATTTTGTCATTCGTATTGATTGCATTGCAGCAAAAGGGAGGGGTTGGAGAGGGACGCATAAAGACCAGCTATCTAGtgtattgaaaaatgattccTTTTCCCTTGGGACCTGGTGGGGGTTAGGAATTGGGAACCTAAGGTTACAAATTAAAGCCTCAGTGGTAAAGTGGTTTGGGAGATTACGAAGAAAATCTAATTGTACAAAGTAGTTTAGAATGTGGTTGGCAGAAGAGGTGGCAGCATTTCAAGGTGCATTCTTCAGATAATGGTTTTGGAACTATACTCACTTTCTAATTAATGCTAACTTGGGCGATTTCCTATAAACTATTTTGGTGAGTCTTGCTTTTGTTAGAAACTATTGTATTTATTACTGTGATATCTCTCTTAACCAGGGAgataatcaatttattttaagggTACCTTCATATAGGCAGCCACTAGTGTTTGAATGCAATATCACGTACTGATAGAAAACATAACCGTTTCTAAACAATGGAAAGAACGGTGAAAACTGGTTAGTACAGAACCACTAGCTTGACTTccaaagagaatgaaaaaaaccTAACCAACCATAAATTACGGGCTCCAAACACAGAAGTTCAATCtacttctaaaatataaaatttagctTTTGTAATTGAATGGGCAACCTTGTAGAAGGTTTCGGTTATATCAAGTACAAAGACATTTTAggtatttatatatgtatatataccctatttcattaatcaatgaaatgtttcttatttaagggaataaaaaagaaaaggtgtaTATATATGCACATACATATGTTGTAAGAAATTAATCATTcatggagaaaaatgaaataatttacatGGCAAAAAAAGACCCACAAAAGTAGTTCACCAACAACCAACAAGAAAGGACTTCAATCCAAAAAAATAAGACCAAACCGAGCTTTTAAGTACATGATtgtttttatctaaaatttattttcctatGAAATGCCAAATCCAGAGTTTTGGTAATGCTGAAGATACGCAACACATATATCAATCACCATGGCAACGGCAATGAAATTGCAAAACTCATAAGAGCAGGAAGAAACTAAAACtttatgtaaattttgttaCCACTTACCAAACTTAGAAACTTCTCACGTTTATCCATCAGAGGTCAGAGCTAATGGAAATcattcaaactttattatctttttataatattgacatTTTCCCTGTCCACTTTTCCTTCAAATCTATTtacggaaaaaaaaaacatttctcCAAATTTTCCGTTTGTTTCatcatttgtttaattactTTTGTAAGGCAGGAAAAAGGAGCATTCagattttaaacaaaacttttgcAAGAAAAGACAAGCCAAGTAAAGAACAAGTTGAACAACCAATTAATGTGAGTTCTGAAAGATACAAAGCGGGTAGTAAAATAATATCTGCATTCAACTACGAGCAGAGAAGAAATCTTCAAATTAACAAGACTTACATGCTTTAATCCTTCACTCAAATGGTTCACCTCTTGCGATATATGGCATTTAAGCGAATAAACTGATTCGGCTTCCGAACTTTCCTCTCCACTTTCCTGACAATGTATTCTGGCACCATAAAATCCCCACCATCAGCACATTAACAAGTTATAATTTGAAGACCACCATGTgcaattttgtgttttttccagaaaaaaaaacaggaaAGTTATATCAATCAGAAAAACACAGACAAAAAGAGGACATGGGAGAATCCAAAAGCAAAGTTAATTGAGCTAACAAAAGATTACACGTGAATACGCCCATCAATTTTCCAAGTATGACCAATCCAAAAACTATTACATGTGAATACAAGTCTCCCAGGCATGAAATTGATCATTGTGCAAGTTCATGAAAACAGTAAGATGTCTCTCTGCTTGTGGATAgtataatattgatttttatggTGGTTCTAGTGCCCTCACCAACACACACTCAACAGTGATGACAAACTGGTACTTCAAGGTACGCTACAAAATAAGACACTGATGACAAACTGGCACTTCTTATCGATAGTATACTAAATAAATGTGGAGACATCTTAACACATTTCCACTTGTGATGAAGCAAACATAAGCCCATCAATTTAAGGTCAATGAATAGGTGCAGGAGAGAAtgtgaaaggaagaaaaataacgaTCAATGTAAACTCTATTACCACCACTTCATGAATTTAATATCCGAtgtattaaataacaatagaTGCCTTACCTGCTAACAAGATCAATGCCAAATAGGTTCTTTACAGAATCGGGGATTTCACTGCAAGtgagaatgacaaaattttctcatCAAACTACACACTTCTTccatgaaaaatgaaacaaaaacaaaaaatccaaaatcagATGCAGAACAGCAAACATATTGAGAAATCCCTCAGACACGGCCTGAAACTAGAGTGTGAACTAAACTAACCATGGTTTGAAAACTATTCAGTTCGTGAGGAATTTCAAAGTGTGGATTAGACAATTACATTTATGCATATTTTGAGTAGCCAAATGAAATTAcagaaaatcacaaaaaaaaaaaaaagatgcaaCTACCTGGAACCTGCTGACCTAAGAGACTGAGATAGAGTGTATAGAAGTTGTGTCCAACATTCTTCAGCATcctgttaaaaaataaagatttcaATCAATACATTAACTTTAAAGACGTAGTAGAATCcaataaaaaagttcaaaatatcAGATACTTGTTGCATGAATGTACTATTCTGCAGCTGGCCAAATTGAGGATATTTTTTCCGTAGCACCTGGGAACCAAACATGGAACAATAAACACGTTATTTCCTAATCCAGTGAATTAACAACCGCAATGacaaaaaagtttcaaaaaataagttattacaaattcaaattctaaattaattacaactgAATTCCAATATCTAATAACatatgaagaaatgaaatggaaaagatACAAATTGATTTcgtaaaatcaactttttacATGGAGATCTACATCCAACAAAGCATGGCATTTCAATGTTAGCATCTGGCATCATCCTCAAGAAGGTTGCCGGATTGGTCTAGTAAGACGTTTCTAAGAGAAATGACCATTAAATGAAACATTAATACCAGTTTTCACCCCAACGTATGATAGAAACAAGTGCTTAAACAGGTGAATTTCAAGAATTTTGTGAAAGCCACTAACCATCCAGAACTGCATAGGTGCTACTGCCTTGACACTTCTATCAAGCTCACTGAATAAATCCCGGGTTGCAATAGTTAACATGTGTGAAGTTGGATCCACATCACTACGCCCAGCATTAGAGTACCTGATCCAAGCCAGATATTATATTTGTCGCTGCAGGAAGATTCATGAAAATTACAAGTAGAACTCACTTAATCAAAGCCGACTTAAGCTCAGGAACAGAATGCAAACACTGTAAAGTTGAATTCATGTAACACGTGTTTCCCAAATTAAACAAGCCAGCACTGTGACCCTGAAACAGCAAGGTTTTGGATGAAAACCAGgaatcataaaaaatagttcAGCAGAAAATGTCCAATATAACAAAGAACTGAAGAAACAAGAGGaagatatatagcaaaatcagAATGAATagatgacaaaatatttatgcatAAGCGACATATAGGCCTAGGGGTTGGGACCTGTGGCATCGGGTAGACGGTAGAGGCAACCTTCACTCATGTGTATTTGTTGTGGAGATCCTTATCTAATAAAGACACTGGATAGTGCAAGCTTTTTTCGGATTCCTTCAGGTATCATTTGTATGATTGGCACACTCTAATTATGGCTATGCACAAGCACCCAATGACTTCCCTTAAAGCTAACACTGGCCTCCCTGctttttgcttttaattttttggtgGTTCTTCGATGCTGAGAAGCCCTTGTGTTCCTTGTTCCCTCATCTTTACCACCTATTGGATAAGAGATCACACTTGGTGGCCTTTATTTTGCCTTTCTCTGATAGTTCTTCTTACTTGCCTTTGGTTTTCATCACGTGCTTTCTGATTGTGACGCCTTTAAGGTTGTCAGGTTTATCTTCTCCATTATTTCTAATCAGGTTCCGAGAGTGGGGAGAAGGGATCCTAGATCTTGACTCTTTGAGCCCTTCGAGGGACTTTCCAGTAGGTTTTTTCCCCTGGTTTTTTTGTAACCCTTCTCCTTGCAGTTGGgtctttgattttcttctctacagaaagttaaaatttataggAAAGTGAATCTTTTTGCCCAGAAAGTTTTACATGGAGAGTGATTACCCAAGATTGTATTCAAAGACTTTCCCCAATGGTGTTACAACCTCAATGGCGTCCTTCATAGGAGATAGGAAAAGGATCTTGACCATTTGCTTTGGGATTGCGAGTTTGTGACGACATGATGGAACATACTCTTTAGAATCTCTTAGGTTGCTGTTCGATGTTAGAGTAGGTGCTATTGGATCCATCCTTTTCACGGTAAAGAAAGGGTTCTTTggccctttttcttttgctgtGAGACATCTGGCTGGAGAGGAATGgtaatatttttcatggtgTTTGGTGGTTTAGCTTAGAATAACTCTTTTGGGTTAAAGCCTATTTCTGCAACGGGGCATGgggctttttgtttttgcctTCTTAGGCTTGTCCTTCTGCATTGCCTTTGTTTATCCTTTCTTCTATCTCAAAAAAAGTTTGGTTtctaatagaaaaagaaaaatatgctGGGAATATACTTGCTGTGAGAATCTTGGTTAGTTTTCATTGTTTACACTCTTAAGATGCAACAAGGACTTGAACCATGACTTCACAGTAAGCATAAACCACCCTACCCACAATGCTCACTATAGTAACTGTTTTCCTCGTTCACTCAATTTTACCTacacaaaatttgaatcttttgCCTCCCATTTTCCATCCTTTAACTTACCATACTGGATGAAGAATAAAACAAGAGTATCTGCAGTGGTTTCATTATAGGGTACTAAGTTTGCCAATATCCATAACaatctcattattttattgttatgatTGAGAGCTTTACTTCCagagttttgttttattgttttagatGATCTATCAAGTTCCTTTTCCCTTGAGGTCTTGGTTCCTTCATATTCTATAATACTTGcatatatttaaactaaactTCAACATTTgcttataaaagaaaaacctcaTGATTCAATTATGATGGGAAACACATAAGTAAAATGATAATCAGTGGCAACAGGTCAGGCATCAATGGTAGATATGACTCATAAGCATGGACCAAAAAGATGTCAACTAAGCCAGTTACAATTATAACAgaaaaaatatgtcaaattaATGGAATAAGACAAGCGTGACCTTAGATAAAAGAGATGTAAGCATCAAAGGTAAAAGGTGGTATCCTAAGTACACAATACTAATAGTCCAACATCTGGAAACAAACTTAccttcaaaaatatttttcagttATTGTCTACAatgatcaaattaattatatcaactaAAGAAAACTATCGACCTAATATTATCACTATCAGATGAGGACATGAATGCCATTATCTGACAAAATCCTGACACTtacaaaacataataaaaaccTTACCACTGCAATAACTTGTTCATCTTCAGGAAGATCTTCTATAAAGACAGGGCCCTTTTCTGGGGCCTTAACAATCTCATCTGCTGTCCCCATCATCATTAATTTTTGACCctacaaaaaaagaagcatgTAAATGGAACAACATGCTTGGAGCCACAAAAATCAATCCGAAAGTTATATAACATTACTCATCAGTTTACCTCTTTTACTCCAACCGTTGACCAATCTGCATCATCCTGCTCAGTAAGAGAGTAAAAAGGATGTCAGATATTAGTAATCACTTGGGAAAAGCTTAAAGTTCGATCAGAAGTAAGAAAGAAGACATGGTTATTGTTGGTAATGAATGAGAATCAAGAACGAATAGTTCAACAACAAATTCACCATCCTCAAAAGAAACATAGAGAGATGTCAAGTAACCTTCAGTATACCACCCTTAACCATAATCTTCTGCCTTTCAGGAGGCACACCGGTGAGTTCAAACAACTGGCCTTTGAAAACATACGGGGGCAGACTGGTATCAATTTCAACATCACGGAACAGCTCTTTTTGCCACTTTACACTCACTATAAGATATCAAAATCCATTTgtcagaaaataaaataattccCGCAAGAGTAAGAACTAGATTAAGTTAATGAATTCCACAACTTCTAATCGGTTCTTCCACCCAAACTCAAGTTACTATTCAACATTTGCCACTTcgacaaatttaaaattgtaactGCTTACCACGACATGATAACACAATAAACTAAAGTTAGCAGAGATGGGCTTTAGCAAAATCATATCTTTCCTTTAACCATAACCACAAGCTACATCCAGCCACAAACCcagattaaaaaagaaaagcgtACATCAGTAACTAAGATCCTGCCCATTGATAATTACGATGTATGAAAGGGGTGATCTCAAATGAGAAGTAATGGCGATAGAAAAACGAGGCATTGGCAATTGccccagaaaaaaaaaaagacaaagaaaaaaaagcaataaacaATTGACAAGGAGCTTAATGCTAAGAGGGGAAGATGAAAATGGGAATTGTCCCAGATCATTGTCCGCAAGAAGATCGGCAAATCTGGGGTGATTAAGaagaataaatgaaagaaagtaaaagagaaagaagaagaagtgaaaGAGAGAAGGTAGTGTTCGAACCTTTAATCATGATTAGAGAGCTCCCGAGAGAGGTAGAAGAATGGGCGaagaggttgaagaagaagaagaagaagaagaagaagaagagttgtCTTGGAGAGGCGGTAAAGCGGAGCTCTGAATTTCTTGCTGATTCAACAAGCACAACAATTTGCCTCCCAATTCCATTCTTATATAAAGATAGGTTCACATGTTTTCTCTTATCAATTATGGGTCCAATCTACACATTTAAAaccttaaattaaaattacattccAAACTTTAGTCCTAAACTTCTGAAGTTTCTCTTTATtcagtttaaatttttaaggCACTTTAGTAAGTTTTATACATTTACTTGAGAgcatcaaatttaaaatcatatcaatttatttgaattttttttttatgtaaaattaccTAATAGTCATTATTAAGTGTTTGAAAGTTCATTGACTCACAATACATAAACTTAGACTAAACTATACCAGGAGGCACTAACTATacaatttcctttttgtttcaataaatGTGATATTGgatgaatagaaaaataatcataattactTATCAATAACTATATACCACTAAATACCTTAAAAGGCCgaggaatgaaaaaaatgaagaaaattttgaataatagtTGATAGGAAGACATCTATTAGTTAGAAAGTGTAAACTCTTAAGTTATagttttaagaagaaaaagaattaatttcttatataCAATTTGCTAGctcaatcaaatttcaaatattatatttaaaaaatcttaacCATAATTTATGAGGCATTGGAATGGTTTTCTAGaataatcattaaaaaagaCCATAAAATACTCTAACAAAGCTACCTTAGAATAAGCTTCTTATATTTTGATTGCAAGTACTTTTGTTGCAATCATATATTGAGTGGGGGGGAAAGGTGAAGTTATACTTTATGTAAAGCCTCAGTATTGAACATAACCATTGTCATTTTAGATCACTTTCTCATTTGtcttgttttgaaaatgtagTTATCATTGGTTCGCTGTTGCCTCCTATGTGAAGAAAGGACATTTCTTCATCAGAAAGGATTTGCAAAGTAGTGATAAATTTGGcattatgtttttcaataagaatctttcataaatagtaaatgtaagaaagagagaatatggaaacaaaatatatcactAATTAATTGGCTTGCCACCACTAGCTTTCTTTCTaaccaaaacaagaaaatacgAATTTCCAACTTCCAAGATCATCAGTCATCTCATTTCATCGTAACTGAATAGAACAAAAAGTTGTATAAATGGAAAAATTGTCACCCTCGTTCCAACTAAGATTACAAGCCAAAATTTGATATCCATTCTTGTAATGAAGCAAATAAACTGATAAATAACTAAGGCCTTCTAGATGAGTGAGAGGATGAATCTGATTTCTCGGCTAGATAGTGCTCAAGCATGTCTTCCTCGTCATCATCTGCAATTCAAGCAATGCAAAGGTTTGGAATGGGTTAATGCTAACAACTGAACAATTTagtatgtattattattaagatGGGAGGGGGAGCACCTTCAAAATCATCCTCATCGAAATCAATATCTTCCTCGTCATCTTCGTCAGATCCTTCAGTAACTGGAGCTGCACCTTTCTGTTAAAAAAGTGAGCAATATGTTAAGTTGAATGAAGCAGAAACTCCAGCTAACTGGA
Coding sequences within:
- the LOC101216882 gene encoding ubiquitin carboxyl-terminal hydrolase 6; its protein translation is MIKVSVKWQKELFRDVEIDTSLPPYVFKGQLFELTGVPPERQKIMVKGGILKDDADWSTVGVKEGQKLMMMGTADEIVKAPEKGPVFIEDLPEDEQVIAVGHSAGLFNLGNTCYMNSTLQCLHSVPELKSALIKYSNAGRSDVDPTSHMLTIATRDLFSELDRSVKAVAPMQFWMVLRKKYPQFGQLQNSTFMQQDAEECWTQLLYTLSQSLRSAGSSEIPDSVKNLFGIDLVSRIHCQESGEESSEAESVYSLKCHISQEVNHLSEGLKHGLKSEIDKVSPSLGRSAIFIRESRINSLPRYLTIQFVRFFWKRESNQKAKILRKVDYPLELDVFDLCSDDLRKQLEGPRLLLRNEEGKKLGLKPKEKASDSADKDVKMSDAEGTSTGSEAQSSVTPQEDSPSSDKETQMTGIYDLVAVLTHKGRSADSGHYVAWVKQESGKWIEYDDDNPIAQREEDILKLSGGGDWHMAYICMYKARVVPK